The uncultured Cohaesibacter sp. genome window below encodes:
- a CDS encoding YqgE/AlgH family protein yields the protein MSMMPSSLEGQFLIAMPNLKGPYFERAVVYLCSHSEDGAMGLVINHISSQITFPDLLRQVDVLREGEDMINLPMPLRRMDVLDGGPVDQGRGFVLHSSDYKLESSTLAVSDDVCLTATVEILRALAEGRGPSSALLTLGYAGWSSGQLEDELQNNSWLTCSADTSLLFECAPEKRYEASLRLMGIDISMLSSEAGHA from the coding sequence ATGAGCATGATGCCCTCCTCACTGGAGGGGCAGTTTCTTATTGCCATGCCCAACCTCAAGGGACCGTACTTCGAGCGTGCCGTTGTCTACCTCTGCTCCCACTCTGAAGACGGAGCGATGGGACTGGTCATCAATCATATTTCCAGCCAGATCACCTTCCCCGACCTCTTGCGACAGGTTGATGTCTTGCGTGAAGGCGAGGACATGATCAATCTGCCGATGCCGCTCCGACGCATGGACGTGCTCGACGGAGGGCCGGTGGATCAGGGGCGTGGTTTTGTCCTGCACAGCTCTGACTACAAGCTGGAAAGCTCGACGCTCGCGGTATCGGATGACGTTTGCCTGACGGCGACTGTTGAAATCCTGCGCGCACTGGCGGAGGGGCGCGGACCAAGCTCGGCACTGCTGACGCTGGGCTATGCGGGATGGTCTTCGGGGCAGCTGGAAGACGAACTGCAGAACAACAGCTGGCTGACCTGCTCTGCAGACACGTCACTGCTGTTTGAATGCGCTCCGGAAAAGCGTTATGAAGCCAGCCTCAGATTGATGGGCATCGACATATCGATGCTCTCCAGCGAAGCCGGGCACGCCTAA
- a CDS encoding protein-disulfide reductase DsbD domain-containing protein: MRLVTAGQKEGALKAGLEIELEEGWKTYWKVPGDAGLPPDLDSSASENVAKIETLWPVPHRIKAGGTEILGYKEGIIFPFLVTPKDSLQSVTLNLAAQIGLCAELCVPLYAEMTLDFPGNGSHDLATELLIDRDMALVPSGPRDDFRIDEIHEDTAADGSRRLLIAALIPDGYGKKDLFVEAPEGWYLPLTSHMENNVDGREHFSLSLEGMPKDARTEGARLTFTLTNGDDAVVETRILQE, from the coding sequence ATGCGCCTTGTGACGGCTGGCCAGAAGGAAGGAGCGCTCAAGGCCGGGTTGGAGATCGAGCTTGAGGAAGGCTGGAAAACCTATTGGAAAGTGCCCGGAGACGCGGGCTTGCCGCCGGATCTTGACAGTTCTGCATCGGAAAATGTGGCGAAAATCGAAACCCTGTGGCCCGTACCTCATCGGATAAAGGCGGGCGGTACCGAGATTCTTGGTTACAAGGAGGGGATCATCTTTCCGTTCCTTGTCACTCCGAAGGACAGCCTGCAGTCGGTGACGCTGAACCTTGCCGCTCAGATTGGTCTTTGCGCCGAGCTGTGCGTTCCGCTCTATGCCGAGATGACGCTGGACTTCCCCGGTAACGGCTCTCACGATCTGGCAACGGAGTTGCTGATTGACCGGGACATGGCCCTTGTACCCTCTGGTCCAAGGGACGATTTTCGTATTGACGAGATCCATGAGGATACGGCGGCGGACGGCAGCAGGCGGCTGCTTATCGCAGCGCTGATACCCGATGGCTATGGCAAAAAAGATCTGTTCGTAGAAGCGCCGGAGGGTTGGTATTTGCCCCTGACATCCCATATGGAAAACAACGTAGACGGGCGAGAGCACTTTTCGCTCAGCCTCGAAGGGATGCCAAAGGACGCTAGGACCGAAGGCGCCAGACTGACTTTCACGTTGACCAATGGCGATGACGCCGTGGTCGAAACAAGAATACTGCAAGAGTGA
- a CDS encoding peroxiredoxin, translating to MIKVGDKLPEATFIVMGEDGKEQRTISDLCAGRKVVIFGVPGAFTPTCHLNHLPGYINTIDGLHELGVDEVAVVAANDVYVMDAWAKASGGKGQITFLADGNADFAKATGLDLDASAGGMGTRFQRFSMVVEDGTVTHMNLEENPGAVVTSGAAGIIAQLKGE from the coding sequence ATGATCAAGGTAGGTGATAAGCTGCCAGAAGCAACTTTCATTGTCATGGGTGAAGATGGCAAGGAACAGCGTACCATTTCCGATCTCTGCGCAGGGCGCAAGGTCGTCATTTTCGGCGTTCCGGGTGCGTTCACCCCGACTTGCCACCTCAACCATCTGCCCGGTTACATCAACACCATCGACGGCTTGCATGAGCTGGGTGTTGACGAGGTTGCCGTGGTTGCTGCCAACGATGTCTATGTAATGGACGCCTGGGCCAAGGCCAGCGGTGGCAAGGGCCAGATCACTTTCCTGGCAGACGGCAACGCCGACTTCGCAAAGGCGACCGGCCTTGACCTTGATGCCTCTGCTGGTGGCATGGGCACCCGTTTCCAGCGCTTCTCGATGGTCGTTGAAGACGGAACCGTGACCCACATGAACCTTGAGGAAAATCCCGGCGCCGTGGTCACCAGTGGTGCTGCCGGCATCATCGCCCAGCTCAAGGGCGAATAG
- the xseA gene encoding exodeoxyribonuclease VII large subunit yields the protein MAEKAPSNATEFTVSEISFAVKSSIEDQFGYVRVRGELGRVTRPASGHVYLDLKDDKSVLSGIIWRGAASKLAVRPEQGLEVVATGKLTTFPGQSKYQMIIDQMEPAGAGALMALLEERKKKLAAEGLFDAVRKKPLPHLPHVIGVVTSPTGAVIRDILHRVRDRFPVHVIVWPVRVQGESCAEEVAAGVRGFNALPVGGPIPRPDLLIVARGGGSLEDLWGFNEEAPARAVAESDIPVISAVGHETDVTLIDYVADLRAPTPTGAAEIALPVRAELVATLGDLHLRQYGAIARMMDRRRSDLRSASRALPQPRDILALARQRFDMASGRLEQGLISSTQVRRSRLDVASGRLRPTLVTERLKVQKDRLSDRNDRLQKSLAIATQSKRSQFSGITVRLRGELITSRIALQTERLMDRGERLNRVSLLTRDQKRKQLDAVSRLLESLSHKGVLKRGFALVRDRDGKLIRRAEEINPGSSLSLSFLDGSINATASLIDSYEPGPVSLGRPADEPDGADDIAEGSDASGEACEGTTTGIMASGAISAEDIEAHLRSIAGKRARRRVAKAKDIPVESVPQPQTPEIAEAATASEDCAPVEKAVAKVLSEEASAERLEKATAKLTEAIEQEILARLKEQTKPARSRSKKSGDDDAQGSLF from the coding sequence ATGGCCGAAAAAGCGCCCAGCAACGCAACCGAATTCACCGTCTCGGAAATCTCCTTTGCGGTGAAATCCTCCATTGAGGATCAGTTCGGCTATGTGCGCGTGCGCGGCGAACTGGGTCGGGTCACCCGTCCGGCGTCGGGCCATGTCTATCTCGATCTCAAGGATGACAAGTCGGTGCTCTCGGGCATCATCTGGCGTGGCGCAGCCAGCAAGCTGGCAGTCCGGCCCGAGCAGGGTCTGGAAGTGGTGGCCACCGGCAAGCTGACGACCTTTCCCGGCCAGTCGAAATATCAGATGATCATCGACCAGATGGAACCGGCCGGAGCCGGAGCGCTGATGGCGCTTCTGGAAGAGCGCAAGAAGAAGCTGGCCGCCGAAGGTCTGTTCGATGCAGTCCGCAAGAAGCCCCTGCCCCATCTGCCCCATGTCATCGGCGTGGTTACCTCGCCAACTGGCGCGGTCATCCGCGATATCCTGCACCGGGTGCGGGACCGTTTTCCGGTTCATGTCATCGTCTGGCCGGTGCGGGTGCAGGGGGAGAGCTGCGCTGAAGAGGTCGCAGCCGGTGTGCGCGGTTTCAACGCCCTGCCGGTTGGAGGCCCCATTCCACGCCCGGATCTGCTGATCGTGGCACGCGGCGGCGGCAGTCTGGAAGACCTCTGGGGCTTCAACGAGGAGGCCCCTGCCCGCGCAGTTGCCGAAAGCGACATTCCGGTGATCTCCGCCGTGGGGCACGAAACCGATGTCACACTCATCGACTATGTGGCCGACCTGCGCGCGCCAACCCCGACGGGAGCGGCCGAGATCGCCCTGCCGGTGCGGGCCGAACTGGTGGCGACCCTTGGCGATTTGCATCTGAGACAATATGGAGCGATTGCGCGCATGATGGATCGCCGCCGCTCCGACCTGCGCTCGGCATCCCGCGCCCTGCCGCAGCCAAGGGACATTCTCGCGCTCGCCCGCCAACGTTTCGACATGGCCTCGGGGCGGCTGGAACAGGGGCTAATCAGCTCCACCCAGGTGCGCCGGTCACGGCTGGACGTGGCCAGCGGACGGCTGCGCCCGACGCTGGTGACGGAGCGGTTGAAAGTGCAGAAGGATCGCCTGTCGGACCGCAATGACCGTTTGCAAAAGAGCCTTGCCATCGCGACCCAGAGCAAGCGTTCGCAATTCTCCGGCATCACCGTGCGCCTGCGCGGTGAACTTATCACGAGCCGGATTGCCTTGCAGACAGAGCGCCTCATGGACCGGGGCGAGCGGCTCAATCGCGTTTCGCTGCTGACCAGAGACCAGAAGCGCAAGCAGCTTGATGCTGTGAGCCGCCTGCTCGAAAGCCTGTCGCACAAGGGCGTGCTCAAGCGGGGCTTTGCGCTCGTGCGCGACCGCGACGGCAAGTTGATCCGCCGGGCTGAGGAAATCAATCCCGGCTCCTCCCTGAGCCTGAGCTTCCTTGACGGCTCGATCAACGCCACGGCTTCTCTCATCGACAGCTATGAACCCGGGCCGGTCAGCCTTGGCCGTCCTGCCGATGAGCCGGACGGAGCCGATGATATCGCTGAGGGTTCTGATGCTTCTGGCGAGGCATGCGAAGGCACCACAACGGGCATCATGGCTTCCGGGGCCATCTCGGCAGAAGACATCGAGGCCCATTTGCGCTCGATCGCAGGCAAACGCGCCCGCCGCCGCGTAGCCAAGGCCAAGGACATCCCGGTAGAAAGCGTGCCGCAGCCGCAAACGCCGGAAATCGCCGAGGCAGCAACGGCGAGCGAGGACTGTGCTCCGGTTGAGAAAGCCGTCGCCAAGGTATTGAGCGAGGAGGCATCCGCTGAACGGCTGGAGAAGGCCACGGCCAAGCTGACCGAGGCCATCGAGCAGGAAATCCTTGCCCGCCTCAAGGAACAAACCAAGCCAGCCCGCAGCCGCAGCAAGAAGAGTGGCGACGACGACGCGCAGGGCAGTCTGTTCTAG
- a CDS encoding 16S rRNA (uracil(1498)-N(3))-methyltransferase: MSHYDFKSQRLWVEQDIAERIAIPCDRAQANYLLNVLRMEEGDPMLVFNGRDGEWRVEVRPMGRKKCALIPLEQTRQQPDPSASDLHYLFAPLKSARIDYMAQKAVEMGASRLRPVFTQHTQERHPKLDKMRANVIEAAEQCGILAIPDVTEPVTIGRLLADWEDDDEGRHIIFCDEGELGKNPLAILDTIRGEGNTVPPLAVLIGPEGGFSAEEREMLRASSFVTPIPLGPRILRADTAAVAALAIVQAVLGDWADR; encoded by the coding sequence ATGTCCCATTATGATTTCAAGAGCCAGCGCCTCTGGGTGGAGCAGGATATTGCCGAGCGTATCGCCATTCCGTGCGACCGGGCTCAGGCCAACTATCTGCTCAATGTCCTGCGCATGGAAGAAGGTGATCCGATGCTTGTCTTCAATGGCCGGGATGGCGAGTGGAGGGTGGAAGTGCGTCCCATGGGCCGCAAGAAATGCGCGCTCATTCCGCTTGAACAGACCCGACAACAGCCCGATCCGTCCGCCAGTGACCTGCACTACTTGTTCGCGCCGTTGAAGTCTGCCCGCATCGATTACATGGCCCAGAAGGCCGTGGAAATGGGGGCCAGCCGCCTGCGTCCGGTGTTCACCCAGCACACGCAGGAACGCCACCCCAAACTTGACAAGATGCGCGCCAATGTCATCGAGGCGGCCGAGCAGTGCGGCATCCTTGCCATCCCCGATGTCACCGAGCCTGTGACCATAGGCCGATTGCTTGCCGACTGGGAAGACGATGATGAAGGCCGGCACATCATCTTTTGCGACGAGGGCGAGTTGGGCAAGAACCCGCTGGCAATCCTCGACACCATCCGCGGCGAGGGCAACACGGTACCTCCGCTGGCCGTGCTCATCGGGCCTGAAGGCGGCTTTTCGGCCGAGGAACGGGAAATGCTGCGGGCGTCGTCGTTTGTCACGCCAATTCCGCTTGGACCACGGATCCTGCGCGCCGATACGGCAGCGGTTGCCGCGCTGGCAATCGTTCAGGCGGTTCTGGGCGACTGGGCCGACCGCTGA
- a CDS encoding LysE family translocator translates to MVMSAEAWGLFLVACLMLNIAPGPDLVFVLSRTLGHGRKAGFAASFGVCSGAMVHVLAAALGVSAILATSATAFMLVKYVGAAYLVWLGIKAMLSREGMLQIEGKHKPGATAWSIYRQGVLIDVLNPKAALFFMAFLPQFIPHDGSLSAQLILLDTLFLGAIVIASGLLVEAGYIMLAAPLGTYLRNNKTIARRIDRLVGGLFIGLGAKIALTD, encoded by the coding sequence ATGGTCATGTCCGCCGAGGCCTGGGGCCTTTTTCTTGTTGCCTGCCTGATGCTCAACATCGCACCGGGGCCGGATCTCGTTTTTGTTCTGTCTCGCACCCTTGGCCATGGCCGCAAGGCTGGGTTTGCCGCTTCTTTCGGGGTCTGTTCCGGCGCGATGGTGCATGTGCTCGCTGCAGCGCTTGGTGTGTCGGCCATTCTGGCCACTTCTGCGACGGCCTTCATGCTCGTCAAATATGTCGGCGCTGCCTATCTCGTCTGGCTTGGCATCAAGGCGATGCTGTCGCGGGAAGGGATGTTGCAGATCGAGGGCAAGCACAAGCCGGGAGCGACCGCATGGTCCATCTATCGACAGGGGGTGTTGATCGATGTGCTCAACCCGAAGGCCGCCCTGTTCTTCATGGCCTTCCTGCCGCAGTTCATTCCGCATGATGGTTCTCTTAGCGCTCAGTTGATCCTGCTGGATACGCTATTTCTTGGCGCAATCGTGATCGCCTCCGGCCTGCTGGTGGAAGCCGGCTACATCATGCTGGCCGCACCTCTGGGGACCTATCTGCGCAACAATAAGACCATTGCCCGCCGGATTGACCGTCTGGTCGGAGGGCTGTTCATCGGGCTTGGGGCCAAGATCGCTCTCACCGACTGA
- a CDS encoding DMT family transporter, translated as MAASTQNSAGFEGDNPVLGILLMVLFCMLIPFSDACLKLLGQTVPVLTVIVVRFSLQFLFMGSLMLIRKRTVSHLFHLSSYIWWRLFWRAAMQMSGIVFIYIGLQYMPLADTTAICFIFPIIMLFVGHFVMKEAVGPHRVVAALIGFAGTLMVVQPNFMEVGPNALWPVGVAFTFVIFMLVTRQTSRGIDPLSVQVLSALLALAIVSVPILLLNGEGYEAFDLKWPVGNEWIFLLGAGLIGSLGHLLMTAAVHLAPSATLAPMQYLEIPFATLIGWMIFSDLPNSLAAWGIAVTIGAGLYIIYREQKAQRANRLKAALDLPAEEIA; from the coding sequence ATGGCTGCCAGCACACAAAATTCTGCCGGTTTCGAGGGTGACAACCCCGTTCTTGGCATTCTCCTGATGGTGCTCTTCTGCATGCTGATTCCCTTCAGCGATGCCTGCCTCAAACTGCTTGGACAGACCGTGCCGGTGCTTACTGTCATTGTGGTGCGCTTCTCCCTGCAGTTTCTCTTCATGGGATCGCTCATGCTGATCCGGAAGAGAACCGTCAGCCATCTCTTCCATCTGTCGTCCTATATCTGGTGGCGGCTGTTCTGGCGGGCTGCAATGCAGATGTCCGGCATCGTGTTCATCTATATCGGCCTGCAATACATGCCGTTGGCCGATACCACAGCCATCTGTTTCATCTTTCCGATCATCATGCTGTTCGTTGGCCATTTCGTCATGAAGGAAGCAGTCGGCCCACATCGGGTCGTGGCCGCTCTCATCGGTTTCGCCGGAACGCTGATGGTTGTCCAGCCCAACTTCATGGAAGTGGGGCCAAATGCGTTGTGGCCGGTCGGCGTGGCGTTCACCTTCGTGATCTTCATGCTGGTGACGCGCCAGACAAGCCGCGGCATCGACCCGCTTTCCGTACAGGTGTTGTCAGCCCTTCTTGCGCTTGCTATCGTCTCCGTGCCGATCCTGCTGCTGAATGGCGAGGGCTATGAGGCCTTTGATCTCAAGTGGCCAGTTGGCAATGAATGGATATTCCTGCTCGGGGCCGGGCTGATCGGCTCTCTGGGCCATCTGCTGATGACGGCTGCTGTCCATCTGGCGCCTTCCGCCACGCTGGCTCCGATGCAATATCTGGAAATCCCGTTTGCAACCCTCATTGGCTGGATGATCTTTTCCGATCTGCCCAACAGCCTGGCGGCCTGGGGCATTGCTGTGACCATCGGCGCCGGGCTCTACATCATCTATCGCGAACAGAAGGCGCAGCGCGCGAACCGTCTCAAGGCAGCGCTTGATCTCCCCGCCGAAGAGATCGCCTGA
- a CDS encoding glutamate--cysteine ligase, translated as MAASPKETVTLTLNDRAALIEAISSGEKPKEKWRIGTEHEKFTFYKDSFEPVPYEGERGIERLLLGMEGLLGWKRVEDKGKIIGLVDPIDGGAISLEPGGQFELSGAPLDNLHQTCREVHIHLAQLREVADPLGIGFLGLGVSPKWRLNEVPVMPKSRYGIMMKYMPKVGSHGLDMMFRSCTIQVNLDFSSEADMVKKLRVGLALQPIATALFANSPFLDGHKNGYQSLRGAIWHDTDKDRTGMMPFAFEEGFGYEQYVDWVLDVPMYFIVRDHTYYDMTGMTFREYLGGKRKEGVPDTMPTLQDWEDHLTTVFPEVRLKRYIEMRGADGGPWRRICALPALWTGLLYHQPVLDAAWDLVKDWTAEERDALRVGVATHGLKTPFRDTNVLAIAKQVVTLSRKGLAARDRLNGAGFDETQYLAALEETVTLGLTPADQLLMRYNNEWGGNINRVFEDFAY; from the coding sequence ATGGCCGCTTCCCCGAAAGAAACTGTTACCCTGACCCTGAACGACCGCGCCGCCTTGATCGAGGCCATTTCGTCGGGGGAAAAGCCGAAGGAAAAATGGCGGATCGGTACCGAGCACGAAAAATTCACCTTCTACAAGGACAGTTTCGAGCCAGTGCCCTACGAGGGCGAGCGCGGCATTGAACGGCTGCTGCTGGGCATGGAAGGCCTTCTGGGCTGGAAACGTGTGGAAGACAAGGGCAAGATCATCGGTCTGGTTGATCCCATCGATGGCGGGGCGATTTCTCTTGAGCCGGGTGGCCAGTTCGAGCTCTCCGGTGCACCGCTTGACAATCTGCACCAGACCTGCCGCGAAGTTCACATTCATCTGGCCCAGCTGCGCGAAGTGGCAGACCCGCTTGGTATCGGTTTTCTTGGCCTCGGCGTTTCGCCGAAATGGCGCCTGAACGAAGTACCGGTGATGCCCAAGAGCCGCTATGGCATCATGATGAAATATATGCCCAAAGTTGGCAGCCACGGTCTGGACATGATGTTCCGCTCCTGCACCATCCAGGTCAATCTGGATTTCTCCAGCGAAGCGGACATGGTCAAGAAACTGCGCGTCGGTCTGGCCCTGCAGCCGATCGCAACGGCGCTGTTTGCCAATTCGCCGTTCCTTGATGGCCACAAGAATGGCTATCAGTCCTTGCGCGGGGCCATCTGGCACGATACCGACAAGGACCGCACAGGAATGATGCCGTTCGCCTTCGAGGAAGGCTTCGGCTATGAACAGTATGTCGATTGGGTTCTGGATGTGCCGATGTATTTCATCGTTCGCGATCACACCTATTACGACATGACCGGGATGACCTTCCGTGAGTATCTGGGTGGCAAGCGCAAGGAAGGCGTGCCTGACACGATGCCGACCCTTCAGGACTGGGAAGATCATCTGACGACCGTATTCCCCGAAGTGCGCCTCAAGCGCTACATCGAGATGCGCGGGGCCGACGGTGGCCCATGGCGCCGGATCTGTGCCCTGCCGGCACTTTGGACCGGCTTGCTTTATCATCAGCCGGTTCTGGATGCCGCGTGGGATCTGGTCAAGGATTGGACCGCAGAAGAGCGTGATGCCCTGCGCGTGGGCGTCGCCACCCATGGTCTCAAGACCCCGTTCCGTGACACCAACGTACTGGCGATTGCCAAGCAGGTGGTCACCCTGTCGCGCAAGGGGCTGGCCGCAAGGGATCGCCTCAATGGGGCTGGCTTTGATGAGACCCAGTATCTGGCAGCTCTGGAAGAGACCGTCACGCTTGGCCTCACTCCTGCTGACCAGCTTCTGATGCGCTACAACAACGAATGGGGCGGCAACATCAACCGCGTCTTCGAAGACTTCGCTTACTGA
- a CDS encoding lipocalin-like domain-containing protein — protein sequence MQLKAQTPEDITYRPPYRGKVVEKSPARLSHDLAWHGGLHPLESWQFSTNLRGGGQQFSFRVQLLIIQQLNCEAKISISMCLMDLDTGWIREAESTVPLKDIEIGGQSLRFTTRDLDIKGSGSELTITAELPDASIELFGMVNMPILVNNGEGDFHFLGAQQYKFALPCIQMSGCVTLMGKPQNVTGAMWLNRQWGALPRRFSLDRNVEQRQWINLYSQLSNGIRLSASQLWDFARNKQDTCCTVVLPDGTHIIEKIAPLELNDFMDSRLSGRRYPRHVVLSHEPLETCLQISLPYQEREVVSKIGNLIKFDGKINVNGYIYGEEVTGDGFVEMVGRWR from the coding sequence ATGCAACTCAAGGCACAAACACCTGAAGACATCACCTACCGACCCCCATACAGGGGCAAGGTGGTTGAAAAATCACCGGCTCGCCTGTCGCACGATCTCGCATGGCATGGTGGCCTGCATCCGCTCGAATCCTGGCAGTTCTCGACCAATCTGAGAGGCGGCGGACAGCAATTCAGCTTTCGTGTTCAGCTTCTCATCATCCAGCAGCTCAACTGTGAGGCAAAGATCTCGATCAGCATGTGTCTGATGGATCTGGATACCGGCTGGATCCGCGAAGCCGAGAGTACGGTTCCCCTCAAGGACATCGAAATCGGCGGGCAGTCCCTGCGCTTCACGACCCGTGACCTCGACATCAAGGGTAGCGGCAGCGAGCTGACGATCACGGCCGAGCTTCCAGACGCCTCCATCGAGCTGTTCGGCATGGTCAACATGCCCATTCTGGTCAACAATGGCGAAGGCGACTTCCATTTTCTGGGAGCGCAGCAATACAAGTTCGCCCTGCCGTGCATCCAGATGTCCGGCTGCGTGACCCTGATGGGCAAACCGCAGAACGTCACCGGCGCCATGTGGCTCAACCGCCAGTGGGGTGCGTTGCCAAGACGCTTCAGCCTCGACCGCAATGTTGAACAGCGCCAGTGGATCAATCTCTACTCGCAACTCAGCAACGGCATCCGGTTGAGCGCCTCGCAACTATGGGATTTTGCCCGCAACAAGCAGGATACCTGCTGCACGGTGGTGCTGCCGGACGGAACGCATATCATCGAGAAGATCGCGCCGCTCGAACTCAACGACTTTATGGACAGCCGCCTGTCTGGCCGCCGCTACCCGCGCCATGTGGTGCTTTCCCACGAACCGCTTGAAACCTGCCTGCAGATCAGCCTGCCCTATCAGGAGCGCGAAGTGGTTTCCAAGATCGGCAACCTGATCAAGTTTGACGGCAAGATCAATGTCAACGGCTACATCTATGGTGAAGAAGTCACCGGAGACGGCTTTGTCGAGATGGTCGGGCGCTGGCGCTAG